A genomic window from Methanobrevibacter sp. TLL-48-HuF1 includes:
- a CDS encoding 50S ribosomal protein L10, with product MAHVAEWKKEEVNELKSLIDKYDVIGIVDLLNIPAKQLQEMRKSLHNKAVIRMSKKNLIDLALEDCNASKNNIVDLSEHMEGQVAVIATEMNPFKLYKILEDSKTSAPAKPGAIATDDIVIPEGDTGFEPGPFLGELQQVGIPAKIDKGKIVVSKETVLVEAGEEVSAAVASTLSRMDINPMEVGIDLRAVYEEEAIYTSEVLAIDEEQTLADVQNAFKSAFNLSVNAAIPTEETISTIITLAYTRAINVGVDAAIMTSETSEPIIGLAQAKMLALASEVSGTEGALDDELAEKLSNVAVAAAPAVEETVEEEEEEEEEEDAEEEAAAGLGALFG from the coding sequence ATGGCTCATGTTGCTGAATGGAAAAAAGAAGAAGTTAATGAGCTCAAATCTTTAATTGATAAATATGATGTTATCGGAATTGTTGATTTATTAAACATTCCAGCAAAACAGCTCCAAGAAATGAGGAAATCTCTTCATAACAAAGCTGTCATCAGAATGTCAAAAAAGAATCTTATTGATTTAGCTCTCGAAGATTGTAATGCTAGTAAAAACAACATTGTTGATTTATCAGAGCATATGGAAGGTCAAGTTGCAGTTATCGCAACTGAAATGAATCCTTTCAAATTGTATAAAATATTAGAAGACAGTAAAACTTCAGCTCCTGCTAAACCGGGCGCTATTGCTACTGATGATATTGTTATACCTGAAGGAGACACAGGTTTTGAACCAGGTCCATTCCTCGGTGAATTACAACAAGTTGGAATTCCAGCTAAAATTGATAAAGGTAAAATTGTTGTTTCTAAAGAAACAGTTCTTGTAGAAGCAGGTGAAGAAGTATCTGCTGCTGTTGCAAGTACTTTATCAAGAATGGATATTAATCCTATGGAAGTTGGGATTGATTTAAGAGCAGTATACGAAGAAGAAGCAATTTATACTTCTGAAGTACTCGCAATCGACGAAGAACAAACTTTAGCAGATGTTCAAAATGCATTTAAAAGTGCATTCAACTTGTCTGTTAATGCAGCTATTCCTACAGAGGAAACTATTTCCACAATCATTACTCTTGCTTACACCAGAGCAATCAATGTTGGTGTTGATGCAGCAATAATGACTTCTGAAACCTCAGAGCCAATAATTGGTCTCGCACAAGCTAAAATGTTAGCTTTAGCATCTGAAGTATCAGGTACTGAAGGTGCTTTAGATGATGAATTAGCTGAAAAACTTTCTAATGTAGCAGTTGCAGCAGCTCCTGCTGTTGAAGAAACTGTTGAGGAAGAAGAGGAAGAAGAAGAGGAAGAAGATGCAGAAGAAGAAGCAGCAGCTGGGTTAGGGGCTCTCTTCGGTTAA
- the rpl12p gene encoding 50S ribosomal protein P1 produces the protein MEYIYAAMILHSADKDINEENVKSIIEAAGIDADDARIKALIAALEDVDIDEAMETTAMAAAPAAAAPAAAEAAVEEEEEEEEEEEEAEEAAAAGLGALFG, from the coding sequence ATGGAATATATATATGCGGCAATGATTTTGCACAGTGCAGATAAAGATATTAACGAAGAAAATGTTAAAAGTATTATAGAAGCAGCAGGAATTGACGCTGACGATGCTAGAATTAAAGCATTAATCGCAGCTTTAGAAGATGTTGACATTGATGAAGCAATGGAAACTACTGCTATGGCAGCAGCTCCTGCAGCAGCAGCTCCAGCAGCAGCTGAAGCAGCTGTAGAAGAAGAGGAAGAGGAAGAGGAAGAGGAAGAAGAAGCTGAAGAAGCAGCAGCAGCTGGTTTAGGAGCTTTATTCGGATAG
- the alaS gene encoding alanine--tRNA ligase has translation MLEIFDKLGYKKQKCKTCGHEFYAQVDRDTCGDAPCDEYEFIGNPATDKPYTLYEIQQVFREFLEKEGHTPIKRYPILAKRWRDDVFLVGASIFCFQPWVTSGMVKPPANPLEIEQPSVRLNDVDNVGRTGRHMTCFTMGSHTVINTEENFIYWEDETIRLCHEFFKYIGISTEEICFIKSWWSGGGNEGPCYEVCVRGVELATLVFIQYKTLDNGEKEEIPIKVVDTGYGLERIAWISQGTPTAYDACFAPVVDKLKELTDVKVNTEILARNAQIAGMMDIEDIGDIKELRQQVANSLGITLDELLESAEPMEAIYIIADHTRCLAFMLADGIIPSNVKEGYLARLVLRRTVRFMKELNMKESLAEVMGIQLEFLTKFYPEIKDSENHIMNIISLEEERYKSTIKKGTSIVKRSIKRLKKEGKTEMPLDMLMDLYDAHGIPPETVVEIAGDNFTVNVPDNFFTLVAGAHEKDTSNKKESFEIDYPETDLLFYKDFNQKEFEAEVLGVVEKDGKNTLVFDKTVFYPEGGGQPSDTGTISVDGNVININYAEKVNDVVLHHVDGDIDLDKFVGKKVEGKIDWNRRITLARHHSATHLIVAAARKILGEHIWQAGAQKGVSRSRIDLSHYKRISQEELNEIEKLANEYVMDNIELDIKFYTRDEAESLYGFKLYQGGIVPGKSIRVVKIPGIDVQACAGTHVLRTGDIGPIKINKTERVQDGVERIDFSAGTAAVDSIQNENKLLRESSRIFKVDNDQLPKTCDRFFLEWKAQKNEIDKLKSEIASLKMNSLADDVSEIKGLKVVKQLIDADFKELQKIATDFTDNDKADVVLMGNNDGKIVGAASQRAIDAGIKVNEIIKKAANVLGGGGGGRLTLAQGAGPQCENMNEALDTAIDLI, from the coding sequence ATGCTTGAAATATTCGATAAACTTGGTTATAAAAAACAAAAATGTAAAACTTGTGGACATGAATTTTACGCACAAGTTGACAGGGATACCTGTGGGGATGCTCCATGTGATGAATATGAATTTATTGGAAATCCTGCAACTGATAAACCTTATACTTTATATGAAATTCAACAAGTTTTCAGAGAATTTTTAGAAAAAGAGGGACATACTCCTATTAAGAGATATCCTATTTTAGCTAAAAGATGGAGAGATGATGTATTTTTAGTTGGAGCTTCTATATTCTGTTTCCAGCCATGGGTTACTTCCGGTATGGTTAAACCTCCAGCAAATCCTTTAGAAATTGAACAGCCTTCTGTTCGTTTAAATGATGTTGATAATGTCGGAAGAACCGGCAGACACATGACCTGTTTTACAATGGGATCCCATACTGTAATAAATACTGAAGAAAATTTTATTTACTGGGAAGATGAAACAATAAGACTTTGTCATGAGTTCTTCAAATATATCGGAATCAGCACTGAGGAAATCTGCTTTATCAAATCATGGTGGAGCGGAGGAGGTAATGAAGGACCTTGTTATGAAGTTTGTGTCCGTGGTGTAGAATTAGCTACTTTGGTTTTCATCCAATATAAAACTTTAGACAATGGTGAAAAAGAAGAAATTCCAATTAAAGTTGTAGATACCGGTTACGGTTTGGAAAGAATCGCCTGGATTTCTCAGGGAACTCCTACTGCTTATGATGCATGTTTCGCTCCGGTAGTTGATAAATTAAAAGAGTTGACTGATGTTAAAGTCAATACTGAGATTTTGGCCCGCAATGCTCAGATAGCTGGTATGATGGATATTGAGGATATTGGAGATATTAAAGAGCTTCGTCAACAGGTAGCTAATAGTTTGGGCATTACTTTAGATGAACTTTTAGAATCTGCCGAACCTATGGAAGCAATTTATATTATTGCAGACCATACCCGCTGTCTTGCTTTCATGCTGGCTGACGGTATTATTCCTTCAAATGTAAAAGAAGGTTATTTGGCCCGTTTAGTTTTAAGAAGAACTGTCCGTTTCATGAAAGAATTAAACATGAAAGAGTCTTTGGCAGAGGTTATGGGAATTCAGCTTGAATTTTTAACTAAATTTTATCCTGAAATTAAAGATTCTGAAAATCATATCATGAACATTATTTCTCTTGAAGAGGAAAGATATAAATCTACTATTAAAAAAGGAACCAGTATTGTTAAAAGATCCATTAAAAGACTTAAAAAAGAAGGTAAAACTGAAATGCCTTTGGACATGTTAATGGATTTATATGATGCTCATGGAATTCCTCCGGAAACAGTTGTTGAAATAGCTGGAGATAATTTCACTGTAAATGTTCCTGATAATTTCTTTACTCTTGTAGCAGGAGCACATGAAAAAGACACCTCCAATAAAAAGGAATCTTTTGAAATTGATTATCCTGAAACTGATTTACTGTTCTACAAAGATTTTAATCAGAAAGAATTTGAAGCAGAAGTTTTAGGAGTAGTTGAAAAAGACGGTAAAAACACACTGGTATTTGATAAAACAGTATTTTATCCTGAAGGTGGAGGTCAGCCTTCTGATACAGGTACAATTTCTGTTGACGGTAATGTAATCAATATCAATTATGCTGAAAAAGTCAACGATGTGGTATTGCATCATGTAGATGGTGACATTGATTTAGATAAATTTGTCGGTAAAAAAGTTGAAGGTAAAATTGACTGGAACAGAAGAATAACTTTAGCCCGCCATCACTCAGCAACTCACCTGATTGTAGCAGCTGCCCGTAAAATCTTGGGAGAACATATCTGGCAGGCTGGTGCTCAAAAAGGAGTATCCAGATCACGTATAGATTTATCTCATTATAAACGTATTTCTCAAGAGGAACTTAATGAAATTGAGAAATTAGCTAATGAATATGTAATGGACAACATTGAGTTGGATATTAAATTTTATACAAGAGATGAAGCAGAATCGTTATATGGATTTAAACTTTATCAGGGCGGTATTGTACCGGGCAAGTCAATTCGTGTTGTTAAAATACCAGGTATTGATGTTCAGGCCTGTGCAGGAACTCATGTTTTAAGAACTGGAGATATAGGTCCAATTAAAATCAATAAAACCGAAAGGGTTCAGGACGGTGTTGAAAGGATTGATTTCTCAGCAGGTACAGCTGCAGTTGATTCCATTCAAAATGAAAATAAACTGCTTCGTGAAAGTTCAAGAATCTTTAAGGTTGATAATGATCAGCTTCCAAAAACATGTGACAGATTCTTTTTGGAATGGAAAGCACAGAAAAATGAAATTGACAAGTTAAAGTCTGAAATAGCCAGTTTAAAAATGAATTCATTAGCTGATGATGTTAGTGAAATCAAAGGTCTTAAAGTTGTTAAACAGTTAATTGATGCTGATTTTAAAGAGCTTCAAAAAATTGCAACTGACTTTACAGACAATGACAAGGCTGATGTTGTTTTAATGGGTAACAATGACGGTAAAATCGTTGGTGCAGCTTCCCAGAGGGCTATTGATGCAGGCATTAAAGTAAATGAAATAATTAAAAAAGCTGCAAATGTTCTTGGTGGCGGCGGTGGCGGCCGTCTAACTCTTGCTCAGGGAGCAGGACCTCAATGTGAAAATATGAATGAAGCATTAGATACTGCTATTGACCTTATTTAA
- the thiI gene encoding tRNA uracil 4-sulfurtransferase ThiI, protein MNYDVVIARYGEIGLKSSKVRARFERKLVKNIKAAIDCEVDRNQGRIYIFPKNYDECLENLNKVFGVVSYSPAVSTYGNYEDIEKTLGEYVDGLLREGFIGEDTRFAIKCRRVGTHDFTSQEMAAFCGSVVVKKVGCPVDLTNPELKIYVEVRDDEAFIYHEKIEGPGGLPLGTQGKVVVLVSSGIDSPVAAYLMMKRGCEVIALHCDNAPFTGPKVHENFDKIIDQLQSYAKGVPITKKVVKYGEYLQQAKDCAPEKMTCVLCKSGMYQIAEKLAHKYGALAIVDGSSVGQVASQTLSNILATRHGVGMPILSPLIGLDKLEITRIAEDIGTFEISKLDDGGCHAVPRYPETKADVDRVEEACRAMNQKEAIEKAFNSIV, encoded by the coding sequence ATGAATTATGATGTAGTTATAGCACGTTATGGTGAAATTGGTTTAAAGAGTTCAAAAGTAAGGGCACGTTTTGAGCGTAAATTAGTTAAAAATATTAAAGCAGCTATTGACTGTGAAGTTGACAGAAACCAGGGAAGAATATATATCTTTCCAAAAAACTATGACGAGTGTTTAGAAAATTTAAATAAGGTATTTGGTGTTGTATCTTACTCTCCGGCTGTTTCAACATATGGGAACTATGAAGATATTGAAAAAACATTAGGTGAATATGTGGACGGTCTTCTTCGTGAAGGATTTATAGGTGAAGATACCAGATTTGCCATAAAATGCAGAAGGGTTGGAACCCATGATTTCACATCTCAGGAAATGGCTGCATTTTGCGGTTCTGTAGTTGTTAAAAAAGTGGGATGTCCTGTTGATTTAACAAATCCTGAACTTAAAATATATGTTGAAGTAAGGGATGATGAAGCTTTTATTTACCATGAAAAAATTGAAGGTCCAGGAGGCCTTCCACTGGGAACACAGGGAAAGGTAGTTGTTTTGGTTTCCAGCGGTATTGATTCTCCGGTGGCTGCTTATCTTATGATGAAAAGAGGCTGTGAGGTTATAGCACTTCACTGTGACAATGCTCCATTTACAGGTCCTAAAGTTCATGAAAACTTTGATAAAATAATTGATCAGCTTCAAAGCTATGCAAAAGGAGTTCCCATTACAAAAAAAGTTGTTAAATATGGTGAGTATTTGCAGCAGGCTAAGGATTGCGCTCCTGAGAAAATGACCTGTGTTTTATGCAAATCAGGAATGTATCAGATAGCTGAGAAATTAGCTCATAAATACGGTGCACTTGCTATTGTAGACGGAAGCAGTGTAGGCCAGGTTGCTTCACAGACACTGTCTAATATATTAGCTACCCGTCATGGTGTTGGCATGCCTATTTTAAGTCCGTTAATAGGTCTGGATAAATTGGAGATTACCAGAATAGCTGAAGATATCGGAACTTTTGAAATTTCTAAATTGGATGATGGGGGATGTCATGCAGTTCCAAGATATCCTGAAACAAAAGCAGATGTTGACAGGGTTGAAGAGGCTTGCAGGGCAATGAATCAAAAAGAAGCTATTGAAAAAGCCTTTAATTCTATTGTTTAA
- a CDS encoding potassium/proton antiporter, producing MFDVHLVLLFIGFLLLVCVLLSKFTAKIGVPALLIFLIVGLILDTNQFISSSIADYNLIQSISIFALIIIMFSGGLDTELANIKRVTWEGISLSTIGVFITAMVVGILVHLLFGLGWLDSFLIGSIISSTDAAAVFSIFKTQKLHIKDNLDHMLELESATNDPMAYILVTSVIYLIMHPETSILLLVFNFFKSLALGLVMGAILGKGFSKLLARIKLSVEGLYPVLLLSAAILSFAATEVVGGNGFLSVYLAAVIIGNCKIKYKYTQLSFFEGIAWIMQIVMFVLLGAFSSIKELIPVLIPAIWIAMILTFVARPIAVLISLAPFDIDRPSKAFVSWAGIKGAVPIVFAFYPLVHGIYNAQLIFDIVMVVTCISVLVQGSTLKFMAGHLKVLKEE from the coding sequence ATGTTTGATGTTCATTTAGTACTGTTGTTTATAGGATTTTTACTTTTAGTCTGTGTATTGTTAAGTAAATTCACAGCTAAAATCGGTGTTCCGGCATTATTGATTTTTTTAATTGTAGGTTTAATTTTAGACACTAATCAATTTATATCCTCATCAATAGCGGATTATAACCTGATTCAATCGATAAGTATATTTGCCCTGATTATTATTATGTTTTCGGGAGGTCTGGATACTGAACTTGCCAACATTAAACGGGTAACCTGGGAAGGAATCTCCTTATCTACCATAGGGGTTTTTATTACTGCAATGGTTGTAGGAATACTTGTTCATCTGTTATTCGGTTTGGGATGGCTGGATTCATTTTTAATAGGTTCAATTATATCTTCTACAGATGCAGCGGCAGTGTTTTCAATTTTCAAAACACAAAAGTTACATATTAAAGATAATTTGGACCATATGCTTGAGCTGGAAAGTGCTACAAACGATCCGATGGCGTATATACTTGTAACATCAGTAATTTATTTGATAATGCATCCTGAAACTTCCATACTGCTTTTGGTATTTAATTTCTTTAAATCATTAGCTTTAGGATTAGTAATGGGTGCAATTTTAGGTAAAGGATTTTCAAAATTACTTGCAAGAATTAAATTAAGTGTTGAAGGATTGTATCCTGTATTGCTGTTGTCAGCAGCTATTCTTTCTTTTGCAGCTACTGAAGTTGTTGGGGGAAACGGATTCCTGTCAGTATATCTTGCAGCAGTAATAATTGGTAACTGCAAAATCAAATATAAATATACGCAATTATCATTTTTCGAAGGTATTGCATGGATTATGCAAATTGTAATGTTTGTATTGCTTGGTGCATTTTCATCAATAAAGGAACTTATACCTGTTCTGATTCCGGCAATATGGATTGCAATGATACTGACATTTGTGGCAAGACCAATTGCAGTATTAATATCTTTAGCTCCATTTGATATAGACAGACCTTCAAAGGCATTTGTTTCATGGGCAGGAATTAAAGGGGCAGTGCCTATTGTATTTGCATTTTATCCGTTGGTACATGGTATTTATAATGCACAGCTGATATTTGATATTGTAATGGTTGTTACTTGTATTTCAGTACTGGTACAGGGATCCACTCTTAAATTTATGGCTGGACACCTTAAAGTATTAAAAGAGGAATAA